Proteins encoded together in one Aminivibrio sp. window:
- the rfbB gene encoding dTDP-glucose 4,6-dehydratase — MPTILLTGGAGFIGSNLVRYLVREKGVSVVNYDKLTYAGNLESLRDIEGNPRYVFIHGDIGDREHLGSMLAKYRPDAVMHLAAESHVDRSIDGPGEFISTNVVGTFTLLEAVRGYWNSLDKNAAEAFRFLHVSTDEVYGSLGASGFFTETTPYAPNSPYSASKAASDHLVRAYHHTYGLPVLTTNCSNNYGPNQFPEKLIPLMILNALDGKALPVYGTGRNVRDWLYVEDHCDALWSVLKKGRPGEVYNIGGNNERTNLQVVHTICDLLDAMRPRPDGILHREQIRFVQDRPGHDLRYAIDASKIKRELGWTPKETFETGMKKTVEWYLENLEWCRRVQDGRYQRERLGLSLVNGMSEREGNIQ; from the coding sequence ATGCCAACTATCTTGCTCACCGGCGGAGCTGGTTTCATCGGCAGCAACCTCGTGAGGTATCTCGTGCGAGAGAAAGGTGTTTCGGTCGTAAATTACGACAAGCTCACCTACGCCGGAAACCTGGAGTCGCTGCGGGATATTGAAGGAAACCCCAGGTATGTCTTTATCCACGGCGACATCGGAGACCGGGAGCACCTGGGCTCGATGCTGGCGAAGTACCGCCCCGACGCCGTGATGCACCTAGCTGCGGAATCGCACGTGGATCGGTCCATCGACGGTCCCGGGGAGTTCATCTCCACCAACGTGGTCGGCACCTTCACCCTCCTGGAGGCTGTCCGGGGGTACTGGAACTCCCTGGACAAAAATGCTGCGGAGGCCTTCCGCTTTCTTCACGTTTCCACGGACGAGGTCTACGGTTCTCTCGGCGCAAGTGGCTTCTTTACCGAGACCACGCCCTACGCCCCGAACTCTCCCTATTCCGCATCCAAGGCAGCCTCGGACCATCTCGTCCGGGCGTACCATCATACGTACGGGCTTCCTGTGCTTACCACCAACTGCTCCAACAACTACGGGCCCAACCAGTTTCCCGAAAAGCTCATCCCCCTCATGATCCTCAACGCCCTCGACGGCAAGGCGCTTCCCGTCTACGGCACGGGGCGGAATGTCCGTGACTGGCTCTACGTGGAGGACCATTGCGATGCCCTATGGTCCGTCCTCAAGAAAGGACGTCCCGGGGAAGTCTACAACATCGGGGGAAACAACGAGCGGACAAACCTCCAGGTGGTCCACACCATCTGCGATCTCCTGGACGCAATGCGCCCCCGCCCTGATGGCATATTGCACAGGGAGCAGATACGGTTCGTTCAGGACAGGCCGGGCCATGACCTCCGTTACGCCATTGACGCCTCGAAGATAAAAAGAGAACTAGGATGGACTCCGAAGGAGACCTTTGAAACGGGAATGAAAAAGACCGTGGAATGGTACCTGGAAAACCTCGAATGGTGCCGCCGGGTGCAGGACGGCCGATACCAGCGGGAGCGCCTCGGTCTCTCGTTAGTAA